From Scomber japonicus isolate fScoJap1 chromosome 22, fScoJap1.pri, whole genome shotgun sequence, one genomic window encodes:
- the rcor2 gene encoding REST corepressor 2 — protein MPSVMERSGAGVLSRSRAKTVTNGNSQPHSEEESSDEEHAHDSMIRVGGDYQAQIPEFKPDSPARYNEKDQRSMLVWCPSSQLSDAMLDEYIFMAKEKHGYNMEQALGMLLWHKHDVERSLADLANFTPFPDEWTVEDKVLFEQAFSFHGKSFHRIQQMLPDKLISSLVKYYYSWKKTRTRTSVMDRQARRLVSKREKDDSNEDVEEGDPGSDSDFEVDAKKEAVKQNPNSTASDKVIPGRSGPVKKESIGAQYRHHPLRARRRPPKGMYLEQGDITSLSASHDSGVMTIRQLDTHLVSLKRQVQSIKQNNSSLKQSINDGVNTFKPSEPAPKMNSRWTTEEQLLAVQAIRRYGKDFSAIAEVIGTKTPAQVSSFFVSYRRRFNLDEVLREWAAEQVATSRDQRDPRRSSEEMAATTDGGTEEEEVKMEDSPSDAAGSSSPPSSTQTPSSLSQPPPLLRPAPPSAPPSLLRQPPPLQTRPLQNRAPHNHPPPPLIRPAVTSSSSSSSSSSGGSSLRASPPGSSSTAGQMPPSLVGLKVEQPNSH, from the exons ATGCCCTCAGTGATGGAGCGCTCGGGGGCCGGGGTCCTGTCCAGGAGCAGAGCCAAGACCGTAACCAACGGCAACAGCCAACCTCACTCTGAGGAGGAgagcagtgatgaagagcatGCTCACg acAGTATGATCAGAGTAGGAGGAGACTACCAGGCCCAGATCCCCGAGTTCAAACCAG ACAGTCCGGCCCGCTACAATGAGAAGGACCAGAGGAGCATGTTGGTCTGGTGTCCAAGCAGTCAGCTCTCTGATGCGATGT tGGACGAGTACATCTTTATGGCGAAAGAGAAACATGGCTACAACATGGAGCAG GCGCTCGGCATGCTGCTGTGGCACAAACACGACGTGGAGCGCTCGCTGGCCGACCTCGCTAACTTCACCCCCTTCCCAGACGAGTGGACGGTGGAAGATAAAGTGCTGTTTGAACAGGCCTTCAGCTTCCATGGGAAAAGCTTTCACCGCATCCAGCAGATG CTTCCAGACAAGCTGATCTCCAGTCTGGTGAAGTACTACTACAGCTGGAAGAAAACCAGGACCAGGACTTCAGTCATGGACCGACAAGCCAGGAGGCTGGTCAGCAAGAGGGAGAAAGATGACAG TAATGAAGACGTCGAGGAAGGAGACCCGGGCAGTGACAGCGACTTTGAGGTTGATGCCAAGAAAGAG GCAGTGAAACAGAACCCCAACAGCACCGCCTCCGACAAGGTGATCCCCGGCCGCTCGGGCCCCGTGAAGAAGGAGAGCATCGGCGCTCAGTACCGCCACCACCCGCTCCGAGCCCGCCGCAGGCCGCCTAAAGGCATGTACTTGGAGCAGGGAGACATCACGTCCTTGTCGGCCTCCCACGACTCCGGAGTGATGACAATAAGACAGCTGGACACACATCTGGTGTCACTCAAGAGACAG gtcCAGTCTATTAAACAGAACAACAGTAGTTTGAAACAGAGCATAAACGATGGTGTCAACACTTTCAAACCTTCTGAG CCTGCCCCTAAGATGAACTCTCGCTGGACCACAGAGGAGCAGCTCCTGGCTGTGCAGG CTATCCGTCGCTACGGTAAAGACTTTTCAGCCATCGCCGAGGTGATAGGGACCAAGACGCCGGCTCAG GTGAGTTCGTTCTTCGTGAGCTACCGGCGCCGCTTCAACCTGGACGAGGTGCTGAGGGAGTGGGCGGCCGAGCAGGTGGCCACCAGCCGAGACCAGAGAGACCCAAGGAGGAGCAGCGAGGAAATGGCAGCAACCACAGACGGAGGcacggaggaggaagag GTCAAAATGGAGGACTCCCCCTCAGATGCCGCCGGCagctcctctcccccctcctccacccagaccccctcctccctctcccagCCACCTCCGCTGCTGCGCCCGGCACCTCCCTCAGCCCCCCCGAGCCTCCTGCGCCAGCCTCCTCCGCTGCAGACTCGCCCGCTCCAGAACCGGGCGCCCCACAaccaccctccacccccactCATCCGGCCCGCAGtgacctcctcttcctcctcttcttcctcctcctccgggGGCTCCAGCCTCAGGGCCTCTCCTCCCGGCTCCTCCTCCACTGCAGGGCAGATGCCTCCGTCACTGGTGGGGCTCAAAGTAGAGCAGCCCAACTcgcactga